Within Metabacillus sp. KUDC1714, the genomic segment AACAATATCTTTCCGAAAATAAAGAAAAAAGAATGTTGGTTCACCTTCCAATATTGTTTGGTCCATTTCAACCTCCAACAGAAAAAATCCACCAATTTTTAGTCAAAGATAATAAAGAAAATGAAATTCTGATTATAGACGAGCCTATCCTATTTATTCAAGATGCAGTTAATGCTATTTTTGACTTGTTGTCGAATTTTCAACAAGGTAAAACTTATTCTATACATAATGATTTAAAGCAAAACCTAAAGTCAGCCTTTTTAATAAAATTAAAGGTGAATCCGGAATGTTTTAATGATTGTAGATCCGAAAAGTACTTGATCAAAAAACCTACAAGTATTGAAAAAGGGTTAAAAGCACAGAAGGAATTTATTGAAAAGTATAGTGAGATTCTTAAGACGTAAAGCAGTTATTACTTGTACAATTAAATAAGGAAAGGCTAAAATAAAAAGGATAAGTATAATAGGTACATAATGAAAAGGAGGGTTGCCCATGTACAAAAAGCTCGGTCTTGTCCTTATTTTACTTTTTTCGCTTTTCGGTTGTGGACAACCTACAGCACAAGGGAAACTTCAAAAGGTAGGTCTGCTTGTACCTGAAACCATTGATGATCAAGTTTGGGGAACGAAGGGCTATATGGGCCTTCTTAAAATTCAATCTGAGCTAAAGGTTGATGTATTTTATAAAGAAGGAGTGAATAATGAGAGCAAAATTCGTGCTGCAATTGATGAATTTAAGCAAAATGATGTGAATCTTGTCTTCGGTCATGGAAGTGAATATGCTAACTTTTTTAATACGATCAGTAGTGAATATCCTGACATCCATTTCGTGCTATTTAATGGGAAAGCTGACGGAAAAAATGTTACGAGCTTAAATTTTAAGTCAAATGCAATGGGGTTTTTTGGTGGTATGGTTGCAGGGGAAATGTCAAAGTCTGATAAAGTTGGTGTTTTAGCGGCCTTTGAGTGGCAACCTGAGGTAGATGGCTTTTTTGAAGGAGCCTATTATCAAAATGAAAATGTCCATGTAGAAATTCAATATGTGCAAGACTGGAATGATACATCGATTGCTATTCCACTTCTTAATGAAATGATCAAAAATGGTGTTGACATCGTGTATGTAGCTGGAGATGGATATAATGTTTCAGTCATTGAAAGACTAAAAGAGGAAGGCTTGTACGCAATTGGTTTTGTATCCGACCAATCTGATTTAGGAAAAGGTACGGTGTTAACAAGTACCGTTCAACATGTTGATGTCTTATATGAGGTTGTAGCAAATTCCTTTAATAAAGGTGAGCTTGAAAGTGGAGAATTATTTTTTGATTTTCAGGACGGCGTGATTTCTCTAGGGAAGTTTAGTCCTCTTGTAGACAAAGAATTTCAAGCATCGCTTAAAGACCAAATCGAAGAATATAAAAAAACTGGACTACTGCCAAATCAATTATAAACAGGGTATATCTATTATTGCAAACCGATAACAACTACCCTTTCTTATTAACATGGTAAAGAGGCTTCCGTCCTCTTTCCTTTTATATAAATTAAGGCTGTGTTAAAAACTCACTGTTAAAATTTTGGCACTTTGTTGATTGGAGCAGATACGTGAGCCTCCTGCGGATTGCGTGCGGGTCAAAAGGAGACTCATGCAGGTGCAAAGCAAGCACCGAGGAGGCTCCCGGACCGCCCGCGGAAAGCGAACGCCAAAGCGTAAATCAACAACCAAATTAAGAGAGAGAAATTATAAAAACAAATGGAGTGAATAAATTGGAACAACATCCTAAAACAATGGAATTTATGCAAATTGCAATGAAGTATTTACCAGAGGCTAAACAAAAGCTAGAAAGTTCAGGTATTGAATTATCGATGGAAACTATTCAACCAATGATGGAGCTTTTCACAAAGGTTATGGGAGAGGCTTATGAATTAGGGAAGAAAGACGCGCAATAAAAAGCAGCTGCCATTTGGCAGCTTTTATATTTTCTTCTTAATATAGTCCATAATTGGAGAGAATTGCTTTAACATTGGTTTTAAATTTTCAAGTGAACTCATAATATCATCGATTTGTTCCATAAGTGTAAAATAATTCACTTCAGCTGTTTTATTTTCATCATGGACGGAATCCCCTTGTTGATGGTTGTTTTCTTTCTTTTCTCTTGATGAAGCTTTAGCTCCAAACATAAACTCACTAAAACGGTCAATATGTGGTGAGTTTACATCTTTTTCGTTATTTACATGTTCTTCCTTTTTCTCAAACTGTCCTTTATTCTCCACGATGTCACCCCCATGGACATTTTATTACTATTAGTTTATGTTCACATAAGATTCTCGTTCTAGTCGGTTATACTAAAACATTAATATTGAAAAAAAAAACTGGATAAGATAAAATTAGTACCAAGTCATAATAATTGATATAAACTTTAAGTAGTAGGTTTACTACAAGATAATTTTTGAATAAAATACCTAACTTTTTTAAAGGGGTTGCAAATATGAATGCAGGAATTATTGGTATCGGTCGATACACACCTGAAAAGATTGTTACAAACGCAGATTTAGAAAAAGTAATGGATACATCTGATGAATGGATTCGTACGAGAACAGGAATAGAAGAACGTCGTATTGCAGATGATTCAATGGATACATCACAAATGGGCATTTTAGCTGCTGAGAAAGCTCTTGAGGATGCAGGAATTGCTGCTGAGGACTTGGATTTAATTCTAGTTGCAACAGTCACACCAGACCAACCATTTCCATCTGTTGCTTGTATGCTTCAAGAAAAATTAGGAGCGAAAAAAGCAGCGGCAATGGATATTAGTGCTGCTTGTGCCGGATTCATGTACGGAATGATTACTGCTAAGCAGTTTATTGAAACAGGTGCATATAAGCATGTTTTAGTAGTAGGTGTTGAAAAACTATCAAAAATTACAGATTGGAACGATCGTAACACTGCTGTATTATTTGGTGATGGTGCAGGAGCAGCAATCATCGGCCCTGTTAGCGATGGGAAAGGGATTTTATCCTTTGAACTTGGAGCAGATGGTACAGGTGGTAAACACCTATATCAAGATGAGTACATCATCATGAATGGTAGAGAAGTCTTTAAGTTTGCTGTTAGACAAATGGGTGAATCAAGTGTAAATGTTCTTGAAAAGGCTGGGTTAAGTAAAGAAGATGTTGATTTCTTAATCCCACACCAAGCAAACATTCGTATTATGGAAGCAGCAAGGGAGCGATTAGACCTTCCGGTTGAAAAAATGTCTAAAACGGTTCATAAATATGGAAACACTTCTGCTGCTTCAATCCCAATCTCGTTAGTAGAAGAAGTAGAAGCAGGCAAAATCAAAGATGGCGATGTAATTGTTATGGTTGGTTTTGGCGGAGGATTAACGTGGGGTGCGATAGCAATTCGTTGGGGTCGCTAATTAGAAATAACTTATTAATAAGATTCACTTATGTTTATACTAATAAACAATTGTTTTGATTTCATTTTGGAATGAAGGACAGCTATGGTAAAAGAAAATGAAGAATGACGAGAACTGCTTCGTCTATCTTTACATATTAAAAGAACTATCTATAAAGGTGAGGTGCAATTTTTATGGAAAAGAAACGAGTTGTTGTAACAGGTTTAGGAGCATTAACACCAATAGGTAACGATGTTCGAACAACTTGGGAAAATGCAATAAACGGTGTATCAGGGGTCGGACCAATTACACGTGTAAACCCAGATGATTATCCAGCTAAAGTTGCAGCAGAACTAAAAGATTTTGATGTTGAGCAGTTTATGGATAAAAAAGATGCTAGAAAAATGGATCGTTTCACACAGTATGCTGTAGCTGCTTCATTAATGGCAGTGAAGGATGCTGAGTTAGAAATTACGGACGAAAATGCTCCTCGTGTTGGAGTCTGGATTGGCTCTGGTATTGGTGGAATGGAGACATTTGAACAACAGTATAAAATTTTATTGGAAAAAGGACCACGACGCGTAAGTCCGTTTTTCGTACCAATGCTAATCCCTGATATGGCTACTGGACAGGTCTCAATAGCATTAGGTGCAAAAGGTTTTAATTCATGTACTGTTACAGCATGTGCAACAGGAACGAATTCAATTGGCGATGCTTTTCGTGTCATTGAAAGAGGCGAAGCCGATGTAATGGTGTCAGGTGGAGCAGAAGCCCCGCTGACAGAAATGTCCTTTGCAGGGTTTTCTGCAAATAAAGCATTATCGACAAATCCTGATCCAAACTCAGCTAGCAGACCATTTGATCAGGATCGTGATGGTTTTGTAATGGGAGAGGGTGCTGGGATTATTGTACTCGAAGAATTAGATCATGCTCTAGCACGTGGTGCAAAAATTTATGCTGAAATTGTTGGATATGGTGCAACAGGTGATGCTCATCATATCACTGCTCCAGCCCCAAATGGTGAGGGTGGTGCAAGAGCGATGAAGCAAGCTGTTGAGGGTAGTGGACTTAACCTTACAGATATTGATTATATCAATGCACATGGAACAAGTACTCCTTACAATGATAAATTTGAAACATTAGCAATAAAAGAAGTATTTGGAGATCATGCCAACAAACTGGCGATTAGCTCAACAAAATCGATGACAGGTCATCTATTAGGTGCAGCCGGTGGAGTTGAAGCAATTTTTAGCATTTTAGCAATAAAAGAAGGAATTATTCCTCCAACTATAAATTATCAAACACCTGATCCAGAATGTGATCTAGATTATGTTCCTAATGAGGCTAGAAAACAAGAAGTGAATGCAGCTTTAAGTAACTCATTAGGCTTTGGTGGACATAACGCAACGATTATCTTTAAAAAATATGATGCATAAGAAAAATCCGGGACCTGACCTTTGTTAGGTCCTTTTTCGTATATTAAAAGGATGAGCCTATAAAAAAGAACACTCCTTCTAAAGTTCACATACGATAACAAAGGAAGGGGTGTTACGATGAGTGTTATCAATACAATTGAGTGGTTAAAGGAAAGTCCAAATCAAATAGATATCTGTAAAAAATTAAGCACTTATTTTACGGATAGTAATGAAAGTGAGATCGCAAAATACTTACATTCATTT encodes:
- the fabF gene encoding beta-ketoacyl-ACP synthase II, whose product is MEKKRVVVTGLGALTPIGNDVRTTWENAINGVSGVGPITRVNPDDYPAKVAAELKDFDVEQFMDKKDARKMDRFTQYAVAASLMAVKDAELEITDENAPRVGVWIGSGIGGMETFEQQYKILLEKGPRRVSPFFVPMLIPDMATGQVSIALGAKGFNSCTVTACATGTNSIGDAFRVIERGEADVMVSGGAEAPLTEMSFAGFSANKALSTNPDPNSASRPFDQDRDGFVMGEGAGIIVLEELDHALARGAKIYAEIVGYGATGDAHHITAPAPNGEGGARAMKQAVEGSGLNLTDIDYINAHGTSTPYNDKFETLAIKEVFGDHANKLAISSTKSMTGHLLGAAGGVEAIFSILAIKEGIIPPTINYQTPDPECDLDYVPNEARKQEVNAALSNSLGFGGHNATIIFKKYDA
- a CDS encoding BMP family ABC transporter substrate-binding protein; this translates as MYKKLGLVLILLFSLFGCGQPTAQGKLQKVGLLVPETIDDQVWGTKGYMGLLKIQSELKVDVFYKEGVNNESKIRAAIDEFKQNDVNLVFGHGSEYANFFNTISSEYPDIHFVLFNGKADGKNVTSLNFKSNAMGFFGGMVAGEMSKSDKVGVLAAFEWQPEVDGFFEGAYYQNENVHVEIQYVQDWNDTSIAIPLLNEMIKNGVDIVYVAGDGYNVSVIERLKEEGLYAIGFVSDQSDLGKGTVLTSTVQHVDVLYEVVANSFNKGELESGELFFDFQDGVISLGKFSPLVDKEFQASLKDQIEEYKKTGLLPNQL
- a CDS encoding Rossmann-fold NAD(P)-binding domain-containing protein gives rise to the protein MLKRVIVFGAHTFIGFALCERIVNEGIEVKGVLLESSDLIKKRLIDERLMMVGRNALFQTTETYERSDYENTVDMIIHCCDDSEETTLIDQDRKLLHQSVEVSNELHVPHVFISTMKRVDKDLRNKHVSFCEQYLSENKEKRMLVHLPILFGPFQPPTEKIHQFLVKDNKENEILIIDEPILFIQDAVNAIFDLLSNFQQGKTYSIHNDLKQNLKSAFLIKLKVNPECFNDCRSEKYLIKKPTSIEKGLKAQKEFIEKYSEILKT
- a CDS encoding ComZ family protein codes for the protein MEFMQIAMKYLPEAKQKLESSGIELSMETIQPMMELFTKVMGEAYELGKKDAQ
- a CDS encoding beta-ketoacyl-ACP synthase III yields the protein MNAGIIGIGRYTPEKIVTNADLEKVMDTSDEWIRTRTGIEERRIADDSMDTSQMGILAAEKALEDAGIAAEDLDLILVATVTPDQPFPSVACMLQEKLGAKKAAAMDISAACAGFMYGMITAKQFIETGAYKHVLVVGVEKLSKITDWNDRNTAVLFGDGAGAAIIGPVSDGKGILSFELGADGTGGKHLYQDEYIIMNGREVFKFAVRQMGESSVNVLEKAGLSKEDVDFLIPHQANIRIMEAARERLDLPVEKMSKTVHKYGNTSAASIPISLVEEVEAGKIKDGDVIVMVGFGGGLTWGAIAIRWGR